One window of Salmo salar chromosome ssa11, Ssal_v3.1, whole genome shotgun sequence genomic DNA carries:
- the LOC106562164 gene encoding cadherin-15 → MLAQEMASRGLAVLCVLVAGLGQAGSSGQAGREDLNPAVLYPWRQRSSGGLSRVKRDWIIPPIRVLENSKLVPENLVQIKSDKIFTGEVIYKLEGPGVDQDPKDLFEIDDKTGWIRSMIPLDREKYRSFTLKAFALSPSGERLENPSTIEIVVLDQNDNRPNFSQKEFAGSVSEFSVPGTSVMSVTATDADDPTTDNAILSYSIVGQESIPPLRVNKTMFGINNETGAIYTRDVGLDREVVKGFRLILQVADMSGMGLTGLANAVIHVTDINNNPPRFSPFLYTMSAVENKVDFVIGWVNATDNDEPGTGNWETKYTIAKGNPSRNFAIRTDPVTNEGILSVVKTLDYETQEVYTLTLTVENVNPLSIKAPRDPVSSATVVVTVMNENEAPRFNKDPIEMVVLESVVPGTVLASNIAYDPDNGKLKYDILRDPEGWLIINHETGEITARTPFNVRSPHVKNNIYNAVIRVTDTDAGGISTTASLVITLRETNDFFPQLFPLMGTVCSESGRETSGLFLSAVDEDLPPHAEPFTFQLQDINVSANWTIIQVNETHAVLRPLVELETEEYAVTVLVTDSGTPSLGAYAQVNVTVCLCGKDGECKTEAAAIFGTRVGVSFIALLVIMASIALLLLLLLLAVAVGNCRRHHMKKGEGLLVGESDEDIRDNVLNYDEQGGGEEDENAFNIDLLRNPVDVGPLPTSFYPPISGIPRGKQPLRKDYPDNLPSPSYPRKPPADPTDIEDFINDGLEAADHDPNVPPYDTALIYDYEGDGSLAGSLSSIASASSDGDQDYDYLNDWGPRFKKLANMYDPR, encoded by the exons GCCGGGAGCAGCGGCCAAGCGGGCAGGGAGGACCTTAACCCAGCGGTCCTGTATCCATGGAGACAGAGGAGCAGTGGGGGTCTGAGCAGGGTGAAGAGGGACTGGATCATCCCTCCAATCAGGGTGCTGGAGAACAGCAAGCTGGTCCCCGAAAACCTGGTCCAG ATCAAATCAGACAAGATTTTCACCGGAGAAGTGATCTACAAGCTGGAAGGACCAGGGGTTGACCAGGACCCTAAGGACCTGTTTGAGATAGACGATAAAACGGGCTGGATCAGGAGCATGATTCCCCTggacagagagaaatacagaaGCTTCACG CTGAAAGCCTTTGCCCTGTCGcccagtggagagagactggagaatcCCTCCACCATTGAGATCGTAGTGCTGGATCAAAATGATAACCGGCCCAACTTCTCCCAGAAAGAGTTTGCTGGATCCGTTTCTGAATTCTCCGTACCAG GCACATCTGTGATGTCTGTGACTGCGACTGATGCTGACGACCCAACCACAGACAACGCTATCCTGAGCTACTCCATCGTTGGCCAGGAGAGCATCCCGCCTCTCCGCGTCAATAAGACCATGTTTGGCATCAACAACGAGACAGGGGCCATTTACACACGAGACGTGGGGCTAGACCGGGAG GTGGTTAAAGGTTTTAGGTTGATACTGCAGGTTGCTGACATGTCAGGCATGGGGTTAACCGGTCTTGCCAATGCAGTCATACATGTGACTGACATCAACAACAATCCCCCACGATTCTCCCCATTCCTG TACACTATGTCAGCTGTGGAGAACAAAGTAGACTTCGTGATTGGCTGGGTCAACGCCACAGACAATGATGAGCCAGGGACAGGAAACTGGGAGACCAAATACACCATCGCCAAGGGCAACCCCTCTAGGAACTTTGCCATTCGCACAGACCCTGTGACCAACGAGGGTATTCTGTCAGTGGTGAAG actcTGGACTACGAGACCCAAGAGGTGTATACTTTGACTCTGACAGTGGAGAATGTGAACCCTCTCAGCATCAAGGCCCCCAGGGACCCCGTAAGCAGTGCCACAGTGGTGGTGACCGTGATGAATGAGAACGAGGCCCCACGCTTCAATAAAGACCCCATAGAGATGGTGGTTCTTGAATCTGTGGTCCCTGGCACCGTGCTGGCCAGTAACATCGCCTACGATCCTGATAATGGAAAACTCAA GTATGACATACTCAGAGATCCTGAGGGATGGCTTATAATCAATCACGAGACTGGAGAAATCACAGCCAGGACACCGTTCAATGTCCGCTCCCCTCACGTCAAGAACAACATTTACAATGCAGTCATCAGAGTCACAGACACAG ATGCTGGTGGAATCTCGACCACAGCGTCTCTGGTGATCACGTTGCGGGAGACCAATGACTTCTTCCCTCAGCTGTTCCCCCTGATGGGGACGGTGTGCAGCGAGTCAGGCCGGGAGACATCTGGTCTGTTCCTGAGTGCTGTGGATGAGGACCTGCCCCCTCATGCTGAACCCTTCACCTTCCAACTGCAAGACATCAATGTGTCTGCCAACTGGACCATCATACAGGTCAATG agactCATGCAGTGCTGCGACCCCTGGTAGAGCTGGAGACAGAGGAATATGCTGTCACTGTGTTGGTGACTGACTCCGGCACCCCTAGTCTCGGTGCATATGCTCAGGTcaatgtgactgtgtgtctgtgtgggaaaGACGGTGAATGTAAGACCGAAGCTGCTGCCATATTCGGAACACGAGTTGGCGTCAGCTTCATCGCCTTACTGGTCATCATGGCCAGCATCGCACTCCTGCTCT tgttGCTGCTCCTGGCTGTAGCCGTGGGTAACTGCAGACGGCATCATATGAAGAAAGGAGAGGGGCTGCTGGTGGGGGAGTCAGACGAAGACATTCGTGACAACGTCCTGAACTATGACGAGcagggtggtggagaggaggatgag AATGCCTTCAACATTGACCTACTGAGGAACCCAGTGGATGTGGGACCACTCCCAACATCCTTCTACCCTCCCATCTCTGGCATCCCCAGGGGAAAGCAGCCACTCAGGAAAGACTACCCAGATAACCTGCCCTCTCCCTCGTATCCACGGAAACCCCCAGCGGACCCCACTGACATTGAGGACTTCATCAATGAC GGCCTGGAGGCAGCAGACCATGACCCCAACGTCCCTCCCTACGACACAGCTCTGATCTATGACTACGAGGGTGATGGCTCCCTGGCAGGCAGCCTGAGCTCCATCGCCTCAGCCAGCTCAGACGGCGACCAGGACTATGACTACCTCAACGACTGGGGACCACGCTTTAAGAAACTGGCCAACATGTACGACCCACGCTAA